A genomic window from Gammaproteobacteria bacterium includes:
- a CDS encoding SirB2 family protein, producing the protein MPGLEVVKQLHVACAAVSGVGFFLRGVLMLRGSPLLRMPLLKIAPHVVDTLLLLSAILLAAQWGWAALGLPWLQAKIIALLLYIGLGMVALRRGKTRAVRGWAWLGALAVFGYIVAVALTRTPLVVV; encoded by the coding sequence ATGCCGGGTCTGGAGGTGGTGAAACAGCTGCATGTGGCGTGCGCCGCAGTGAGTGGAGTGGGCTTTTTTCTGCGCGGCGTGCTGATGCTGCGGGGCTCGCCATTGCTGCGCATGCCGCTACTGAAGATCGCTCCGCATGTAGTCGATACCCTGCTGTTGCTGAGTGCGATCCTGCTAGCCGCGCAATGGGGCTGGGCGGCTCTGGGCCTGCCGTGGTTGCAGGCCAAGATCATCGCCCTGCTGCTCTATATCGGGCTGGGGATGGTGGCGCTGCGGCGGGGCAAGACCCGGGCCGTGCGCGGCTGGGCCTGGCTGGGGGCGCTGGCGGTGTTTGGGTATATCGTCGCGGTGGCGCTGACCAGAACGCCCCTGGTAGTAGTCTGA